The Methylomusa anaerophila genome has a segment encoding these proteins:
- a CDS encoding C1 family peptidase: MYQKVILPNSKKILGTGWLPPLPDLRDYSEEHEQIKSIVEKLGIPMGRADSLPDKADLRQWCTAIEDQGELGSCTANAAAGIVEYFINKAYQKQINVSRLFIYKATRNLMGVTGDAGAYLRDTMGSLVLLGAPAEKYWPYTDINPDFDKEPTSFVYSLADNYEALQYFTHDGVGTTNKTPAEVLNSIKKYIAAGIPAMFGFYGFSSYTQADVKGGIPYPGPDERAQWGHAVVAVGYDDSLKIKNLQYNLETTGAILIRNSWGASWGDNGYGWLPYDYVLNQLATDFWSLIKMEWIDTDQFGPVSI, from the coding sequence ATGTATCAGAAAGTGATACTTCCTAATTCGAAAAAAATACTGGGCACGGGTTGGCTTCCACCGTTGCCGGATTTACGGGATTATTCAGAAGAACATGAGCAAATTAAAAGTATTGTGGAAAAATTGGGCATACCTATGGGAAGGGCAGATTCATTACCGGATAAGGCAGATTTGCGGCAGTGGTGCACAGCAATAGAAGATCAAGGGGAGCTGGGTTCATGCACTGCCAACGCGGCGGCGGGGATAGTCGAATATTTCATAAATAAAGCCTACCAAAAACAAATTAATGTTTCACGTCTTTTCATTTATAAAGCCACGCGTAATTTGATGGGAGTAACCGGTGATGCCGGCGCATATTTGCGAGATACGATGGGGTCCTTGGTTCTCCTTGGTGCGCCTGCGGAAAAATATTGGCCATATACGGATATAAATCCGGATTTTGATAAGGAACCAACCTCATTTGTTTATTCATTGGCCGACAATTACGAGGCGTTACAATACTTCACTCATGACGGCGTAGGGACAACAAATAAAACGCCTGCCGAAGTATTAAACAGTATAAAAAAATACATTGCGGCAGGTATACCCGCCATGTTCGGCTTTTATGGCTTTTCATCCTACACTCAGGCAGATGTCAAAGGGGGAATTCCCTATCCGGGTCCGGACGAAAGGGCGCAGTGGGGACATGCTGTTGTGGCGGTAGGTTATGATGATAGCCTAAAAATCAAAAACCTCCAATACAACCTGGAAACTACCGGCGCCATTCTCATTCGCAATTCGTGGGGAGCCAGCTGGGGTGATAACGGCTACGGATGGTTGCCGTACGATTATGTCCTTAATCAGCTGGCAACCGATTTTTGGTCGTTAATAAAAATGGAATGGATTGACACTGATCAATTTGGTCCGGTAAGTATTTGA
- a CDS encoding PAS domain S-box protein, giving the protein MPDAIGFNPKNKDKKNKDKEDNFATDIGRKQTEQALPDMGTENECWLRDFAQAVPDASYIIDEDGRFIEVFGNSEKLIPFSPAKLRGQTVYDVFSPEKAKEFLAEIRQTITTQMPRRLDHALEISLTSQFWEGRAAPMQHTVGGKKTVAVVVTDVTERRQAERILQISYELRRRSDFLNDIVNGHVVVDAQVTSFANSLGVDFSAPLFCCLVASEGFNGAGTKRNANANNCQILKNSIIDVLGDEPDCIVWDCRADIGVLYQAKELNKDGSIQFAGRLIDKIRCIASYLAVTIGVGNSQTGPAGLVKSFRQARNAIIAARCDRNSRGGIYHYGDLGIFQLLTTYELKEPARGFVEEKIGKLINYDREKGTNYLDTLEEILQTANLKEAAQNLFLHHKTVVFRKQRIEKILEISVDSFETRIALAAAIKLYRLGRIIVNI; this is encoded by the coding sequence TTGCCGGATGCTATTGGTTTCAATCCGAAAAATAAAGATAAAAAAAATAAAGATAAAGAAGATAATTTTGCGACAGACATCGGCCGTAAGCAAACAGAGCAGGCATTGCCGGACATGGGGACAGAGAATGAATGCTGGCTGAGGGATTTTGCGCAGGCGGTACCTGATGCCAGTTATATCATTGACGAGGACGGGCGGTTTATTGAAGTTTTCGGCAACAGTGAGAAGCTGATACCGTTTTCCCCGGCGAAGTTGCGGGGACAAACTGTTTATGATGTGTTTTCGCCGGAAAAAGCCAAGGAGTTTTTGGCGGAAATCCGTCAGACTATCACGACGCAAATGCCTCGCCGCCTCGACCATGCCCTGGAAATATCGCTGACTTCCCAGTTTTGGGAAGGACGGGCGGCGCCGATGCAACATACGGTCGGCGGTAAAAAGACAGTTGCCGTGGTTGTTACCGATGTTACGGAACGGCGGCAAGCGGAAAGGATTCTCCAGATATCCTATGAATTGCGTCGCCGCAGCGATTTTCTTAACGATATCGTCAACGGGCATGTAGTCGTTGATGCACAGGTCACGAGTTTTGCCAATTCGTTGGGGGTAGACTTTTCAGCCCCCCTATTCTGTTGCTTAGTAGCCAGTGAGGGATTTAACGGGGCAGGAACCAAGCGGAATGCCAACGCCAACAACTGCCAAATTCTCAAGAACAGCATAATTGACGTGTTAGGCGACGAACCTGACTGTATTGTATGGGACTGCCGCGCCGATATAGGAGTTTTGTATCAGGCCAAAGAACTCAATAAGGACGGCAGCATACAATTTGCCGGCCGTCTTATAGACAAAATCCGCTGTATTGCTTCTTATCTGGCGGTGACAATTGGGGTAGGCAATTCACAAACCGGTCCCGCAGGCTTGGTCAAAAGTTTCCGACAAGCCCGGAACGCCATTATCGCCGCCCGCTGTGACCGAAACAGCCGGGGGGGAATATACCACTACGGGGATTTAGGTATTTTTCAGCTTCTTACCACCTATGAGTTGAAAGAGCCGGCCCGCGGATTTGTTGAAGAAAAGATTGGAAAACTCATAAACTACGACCGGGAAAAAGGCACAAATTATTTGGATACCCTGGAAGAGATACTGCAAACCGCCAACTTAAAGGAAGCCGCGCAGAACTTATTTTTACATCATAAAACGGTAGTTTTTCGCAAACAGCGAATCGAAAAGATCCTGGAGATTTCTGTTGATTCTTTTGAGACCAGAATTGCTCTGGCAGCAGCAATCAAATTGTATAGACTGGGCCGGATCATTGTAAATATTTAA
- a CDS encoding chemotaxis protein CheW, with amino-acid sequence MASTLFVVCELNGEEYGIDAIAVKGILRPQKFPLRKVPGFPKQIEGMINLRGQINYIINLGTKFGLQETKITDDSKFVMLNVGSVIGCIVDEVTDIVSIADEDLQSAPTFLCSTSAKYLKGIGKVEDRMIIILDPEQLLSMEEYEVITASQDIASA; translated from the coding sequence GTGGCTAGCACCCTATTCGTTGTTTGTGAATTGAACGGAGAAGAATATGGTATCGACGCCATAGCGGTAAAAGGTATTTTAAGACCGCAAAAGTTTCCCCTTCGTAAAGTTCCCGGATTTCCCAAACAGATAGAAGGTATGATCAATTTGCGCGGACAAATCAACTATATCATCAATTTGGGAACGAAATTCGGGTTACAGGAAACCAAAATTACTGATGACAGCAAATTTGTTATGCTAAATGTGGGTTCCGTAATCGGCTGTATTGTGGATGAAGTTACAGATATCGTCAGTATAGCGGATGAAGATTTACAGTCTGCTCCCACGTTTCTATGCAGCACTAGCGCCAAATATCTGAAAGGTATAGGCAAAGTGGAGGACCGGATGATCATTATTCTCGATCCGGAGCAACTATTGTCTATGGAAGAATACGAAGTTATTACCGCTTCCCAAGACATAGCAAGCGCTTAA
- a CDS encoding polysaccharide biosynthesis protein: MRHRVLSFSLMLIDAFVVAAVPFIALYLRFEGVVDPYYYKLFIDSLPEIIVVRLVTFYFFGLYHRLWRYASISELLGIIGAVTASSIIISVFMYAIGVDLPRSLAVINWLLVIVFVGASRMFIRVLSFMRQRQNEQTTRTLIVGAGDAGAMIAREICQRYYDTKKLVGFIDDDDYKQSKMLFQAKVLGKSQDIRQVAEEYKVDEIIVAIPSLAGSQLREIVQVCKKTGCTVKVVPGIYELIDGKVTVQQLRNVDLEDLLRRDPVKLDLEQIAGYLKGKRVLVTGAGGSIGSELCRQIAKRSPQMLVLLGKGENSIYEIDRELREKYNNFAIEPVIADVRDEKRINNVFARFKPQVVFHAAAHKHVPLMEAQPEEAVRNNIFGTRNVAQAADKIGAETFIMISTDKAVNPTSVMGATKRVAELIVQTMNVVSKTKFAAVRFGNVLGSRGSVVPLFRRQIAMGGPVTITHPDMKRYFMTIPEASQLVLQAGSMASGGEVFVLDMGEPVKIVDMASDLIELSGLKPGRDIEIKFTGLRPGEKLFEELLTAEEGTASTKHEKIFVANLKRVDERQLARALQSLQSVMDPEQVIYWLAKLIPTYHSSQLKYYGIDTNELKLDAKTQSAHQSMPGEAQYQPVSDLGA; the protein is encoded by the coding sequence ATGCGACATAGAGTTCTTTCGTTTAGCCTAATGTTAATAGATGCCTTCGTTGTCGCCGCAGTGCCGTTTATTGCCTTGTATCTCCGCTTCGAAGGCGTAGTGGATCCTTATTACTATAAGCTGTTTATTGATTCCCTGCCGGAAATAATTGTGGTCCGGTTGGTTACATTTTACTTTTTCGGCTTGTATCACCGCTTATGGCGCTATGCCAGTATCAGCGAGTTATTGGGTATCATTGGCGCCGTAACGGCAAGCTCCATTATTATAAGTGTTTTTATGTACGCCATTGGCGTGGATTTGCCCCGCAGCCTCGCTGTTATCAACTGGCTGCTGGTTATTGTCTTCGTAGGCGCCAGCCGAATGTTTATCCGGGTTCTGTCCTTTATGCGTCAACGGCAAAATGAACAGACCACCAGGACACTTATCGTCGGCGCCGGGGATGCCGGGGCCATGATTGCCAGAGAAATCTGCCAGCGCTACTACGATACCAAAAAACTTGTCGGCTTTATCGACGACGATGACTACAAACAAAGCAAAATGCTCTTTCAGGCCAAGGTTTTAGGCAAGAGCCAGGATATCAGGCAAGTAGCGGAGGAATATAAGGTCGATGAAATCATTGTCGCCATTCCCTCGCTGGCAGGATCACAGCTGCGGGAAATTGTCCAGGTATGCAAAAAAACCGGCTGTACAGTTAAGGTTGTCCCCGGTATCTATGAATTGATTGACGGCAAAGTAACTGTGCAGCAATTAAGGAATGTCGACCTGGAAGATCTTTTGCGGCGGGACCCGGTTAAACTGGATTTGGAACAAATAGCCGGCTATCTTAAAGGTAAACGGGTCCTGGTGACCGGGGCAGGCGGGTCCATCGGTTCGGAACTCTGCCGCCAGATCGCCAAGCGTTCACCCCAGATGCTTGTATTATTAGGCAAAGGTGAAAATAGTATTTACGAAATTGACCGGGAGCTGCGGGAAAAATACAACAATTTTGCCATTGAACCGGTTATCGCCGACGTTCGCGATGAGAAACGGATTAACAATGTTTTCGCCCGTTTCAAACCTCAGGTGGTGTTCCATGCCGCGGCGCATAAGCATGTACCGCTCATGGAGGCCCAACCGGAGGAAGCGGTACGGAACAATATTTTCGGCACCAGAAACGTTGCGCAGGCCGCCGACAAAATAGGCGCCGAGACCTTTATCATGATCTCGACCGACAAGGCCGTGAATCCTACCAGCGTTATGGGCGCAACCAAACGGGTAGCTGAACTTATTGTTCAGACTATGAACGTTGTGAGCAAAACCAAGTTTGCTGCTGTAAGGTTCGGCAATGTCCTCGGCAGTCGCGGCAGTGTTGTCCCGCTGTTTCGGCGTCAAATCGCCATGGGCGGTCCGGTTACCATAACCCACCCGGACATGAAGCGATACTTCATGACCATCCCGGAAGCGTCGCAGCTTGTCCTGCAAGCCGGCTCCATGGCCAGCGGCGGTGAAGTATTTGTTTTGGATATGGGTGAACCGGTGAAAATTGTCGATATGGCGTCCGACCTGATTGAACTTTCCGGCTTGAAGCCGGGTAGAGACATTGAGATCAAGTTTACCGGCTTAAGACCGGGTGAGAAGCTTTTCGAAGAATTGCTGACGGCGGAAGAGGGTACGGCTTCAACTAAACATGAGAAGATTTTCGTAGCCAATCTAAAGAGGGTAGATGAACGGCAATTAGCGCGGGCTTTGCAGTCTTTACAGTCAGTAATGGATCCGGAGCAAGTTATCTATTGGCTTGCTAAATTGATACCGACCTATCATAGTTCCCAATTGAAATATTATGGCATAGATACCAATGAGCTGAAGCTTGACGCAAAAACTCAATCGGCTCATCAATCTATGCCCGGCGAGGCGCAGTATCAACCTGTATCGGATTTAGGGGCGTAA
- a CDS encoding polysaccharide biosynthesis/export family protein → MIKKIARVLMITVLMLLPFTSMAVDGGYQLSPGDVLSISVWGIQELQVKEVIIRPDGKIAVPLVGEVQAAGVSPAGLSEALTSSLSEYIRDPKVAVNVGKFHTTRVYVLGQVAKPGLYELEKQHNLLDAVGIAGGYTKDAAKKKIFIIRNGNTGESEPLKANLYDLLNKGDMSQNYTLNEGDVVYLTDNDRVDFRLDILPLIRAISGF, encoded by the coding sequence ATGATTAAAAAAATAGCAAGAGTATTGATGATTACAGTGCTGATGCTGCTGCCTTTTACAAGTATGGCTGTAGACGGCGGCTATCAACTGAGCCCGGGTGACGTTCTCTCCATTAGTGTGTGGGGTATTCAGGAATTGCAGGTTAAGGAAGTAATCATCAGACCGGACGGGAAAATAGCCGTTCCCTTGGTTGGTGAGGTACAAGCAGCAGGGGTTTCACCAGCGGGGTTAAGTGAGGCGCTAACCTCATCGCTGAGTGAATATATCAGGGATCCCAAGGTCGCAGTCAATGTTGGCAAGTTCCATACTACCCGCGTTTATGTGCTGGGGCAAGTAGCAAAACCCGGTTTGTATGAATTGGAAAAACAACACAACTTGCTCGACGCGGTGGGTATTGCCGGCGGTTATACCAAGGATGCGGCCAAGAAGAAAATTTTTATTATTCGCAATGGAAACACCGGCGAGTCCGAGCCATTGAAAGCAAATTTGTATGATCTGTTAAACAAGGGTGACATGTCCCAAAACTATACTTTGAATGAAGGTGATGTAGTATATCTGACTGATAATGATAGGGTTGACTTTAGACTTGATATATTGCCGCTTATTAGAGCTATTTCAGGTTTTTAA
- a CDS encoding UDP-glucose dehydrogenase family protein, translating to MSRKNLKVCIVGTGYVGLTTGVCLAGIGHDVVCIDIDEKKIRMLKAGQSPIYEPGIEDLLKVAADKLSFTTQYTDCKDADVIILAVGTPSAKSGKADLSYMEAAVTEIVNYLHGEKFQVVVNKSTVPVGTAQRTEMIISSILHKQNRQANFAVASNPEFLREGLAVHDTFYPDRIVIGAKNTEALNSLRNMYAPLLEQTFAAPKACPRPEGFPLPALITTDVTSAEMIKYAANSFLATKISYINEISGLCEKVGADVTEVARGIGLDKRIGSRFLQAGVGWGGSCFGKDTAAIINTGLEYAYEMPIISAAVAVNKRQRSRMIEKLQESLKVVRGRTIGLLGLSFKPDTDDLRDAPALDIIRYLVEMGARVKAFDPIAMPNCKAYYPELAVEYTDDVLQLASGCDAVLLITEWDEFRRLPLEQLAERMTGSKVFVDGRNIVDPGVAQEAGLLYIGFGRSGYESGWGYNWRRFHRQLTGKQAVGE from the coding sequence ATGAGTAGAAAAAATTTAAAGGTATGTATTGTAGGAACAGGCTATGTCGGCTTAACTACAGGGGTTTGTTTAGCCGGTATCGGTCATGATGTAGTGTGTATAGACATTGATGAAAAAAAAATACGGATGTTAAAAGCGGGTCAATCCCCGATATATGAGCCTGGTATTGAAGATTTACTGAAAGTCGCCGCCGATAAGCTTAGTTTTACTACGCAGTATACGGATTGTAAGGATGCGGATGTCATTATTCTGGCTGTAGGTACGCCTTCCGCCAAATCGGGAAAGGCAGACCTGTCTTACATGGAAGCGGCTGTAACCGAGATTGTAAATTATCTCCATGGCGAAAAATTTCAGGTTGTGGTGAACAAATCAACAGTGCCGGTGGGAACAGCCCAGCGCACGGAAATGATAATTTCCTCCATCCTACATAAACAAAATCGCCAGGCAAATTTTGCCGTGGCCTCCAATCCCGAATTTCTCCGGGAAGGCTTGGCGGTGCATGATACTTTTTATCCTGACCGCATTGTTATCGGCGCCAAAAACACGGAAGCTTTGAACAGCCTGCGCAATATGTATGCTCCCCTGCTGGAGCAAACCTTCGCCGCCCCCAAAGCCTGCCCCCGTCCCGAAGGGTTTCCTCTCCCGGCGCTGATTACAACGGATGTAACCAGCGCGGAGATGATAAAATATGCTGCTAATTCATTCCTGGCCACGAAAATCAGTTATATCAATGAAATCAGCGGTCTGTGCGAAAAAGTGGGCGCCGATGTTACCGAGGTTGCCCGGGGTATCGGCCTGGACAAAAGAATCGGCAGCCGTTTTCTGCAGGCCGGTGTAGGCTGGGGTGGCAGTTGCTTTGGCAAAGATACTGCCGCCATAATCAATACCGGCTTGGAATATGCGTATGAAATGCCGATCATTTCTGCAGCCGTAGCTGTTAATAAAAGGCAACGCAGCCGCATGATTGAAAAGCTGCAGGAGAGTCTGAAAGTTGTCCGGGGGAGAACTATCGGCTTGCTGGGATTGTCTTTTAAACCGGATACCGATGATTTGCGTGATGCTCCGGCCTTGGATATTATTCGCTATTTAGTAGAAATGGGGGCCCGTGTTAAAGCCTTCGATCCTATTGCCATGCCCAACTGCAAAGCCTATTATCCCGAATTAGCCGTTGAATATACCGATGATGTTTTGCAGCTGGCATCAGGCTGTGACGCAGTGCTGTTGATAACGGAATGGGACGAATTCCGGCGGTTGCCGTTGGAGCAATTGGCTGAGCGGATGACCGGCAGCAAAGTATTTGTGGATGGAAGAAATATAGTCGATCCTGGCGTTGCTCAGGAAGCAGGCCTGCTGTATATCGGCTTTGGGCGATCCGGCTATGAAAGCGGTTGGGGTTATAACTGGCGGCGGTTTCACCGGCAGCTAACCGGTAAACAGGCTGTTGGCGAGTAA
- a CDS encoding PocR ligand-binding domain-containing protein, translating to MSHEYNPSTKNKGFEVDNIKLTDVIDLDFLQRFQDDFAKGVGLASVTVDIDGTPVSKPSCYTRFCKDYTHTTECGDKRCAESHRKGGEEAARTGKPVVYECHAGLIDFAAPIMLEGKQIGTILGGQVLTDAPDEAKYRRIANEIGVDGEGYVEAVHEVRKLSKESIESAANVLFIVANNMSQTAYHQRKLQSVSQVLSDSLTQISATMEQLAASASTVSDNQTQLNKEIQNVDVVTGEINQVMDLIKEIADETRLLGLNAAIEAARAGEAGLGFGVVAQEIRKLSADSKQTVGKIQEFTSLIRNSVKTTVSMGNETASTVEQQAAAIQEVTANIVEINGLTTQLSELANQV from the coding sequence ATGTCGCACGAGTACAATCCAAGCACCAAAAACAAAGGTTTCGAAGTTGACAACATTAAGCTGACCGATGTCATTGATCTTGATTTTTTACAACGCTTTCAGGATGATTTTGCCAAAGGAGTGGGGTTGGCGAGTGTAACCGTGGATATTGACGGCACCCCGGTTAGCAAACCCAGCTGTTATACCCGTTTTTGCAAGGATTATACCCATACAACGGAATGCGGCGATAAACGCTGTGCGGAATCCCACCGCAAAGGGGGCGAGGAAGCGGCGCGAACCGGCAAACCGGTGGTGTATGAATGCCATGCAGGGCTTATTGACTTTGCCGCGCCCATCATGCTGGAAGGAAAGCAGATTGGCACCATTCTCGGCGGACAAGTGCTGACGGATGCGCCTGATGAAGCCAAGTATCGACGCATTGCCAATGAAATCGGGGTGGACGGCGAAGGGTACGTGGAAGCAGTCCACGAAGTTCGCAAATTATCCAAGGAAAGCATCGAATCCGCCGCCAATGTGCTGTTCATCGTTGCCAACAACATGTCACAAACCGCCTATCATCAAAGAAAGCTGCAGTCGGTTTCCCAGGTATTAAGCGACAGTCTGACTCAAATATCGGCAACCATGGAGCAATTGGCAGCCTCGGCCAGTACGGTCAGCGACAATCAGACCCAACTGAACAAGGAAATACAAAACGTGGATGTGGTAACCGGGGAAATCAATCAGGTCATGGACCTAATCAAGGAAATTGCCGATGAGACCCGTTTGTTGGGTCTGAACGCGGCCATCGAGGCGGCCCGGGCGGGGGAAGCGGGCTTGGGATTCGGCGTCGTAGCCCAGGAAATCAGAAAACTGTCCGCCGACTCCAAACAAACTGTCGGCAAGATCCAGGAATTCACCTCCTTAATAAGAAATTCCGTCAAGACGACGGTCAGCATGGGCAACGAGACGGCGTCGACAGTGGAACAGCAAGCGGCCGCTATCCAAGAAGTAACGGCAAATATTGTGGAGATCAACGGCCTAACCACGCAGCTAAGCGAGTTGGCGAATCAAGTATAA
- a CDS encoding CpsD/CapB family tyrosine-protein kinase, with the protein MASKHQPKHRASRSSSKPQLIMQEQAQSPVAEAYRTLRTNIQYGTPDRELKTIMFTSADPGAGKSTTAANTAVALAQAGKQVVLVDCDLRKPVQYRTFNQKNVGVTNILVEGTEVIVQDTYIANLALLPSGPIPPNPSELLGSAKMQQLLKGLKEKFDYVIVDSPPVVAVTDACVLASQVDGILLVMNSGTVRPEIAQKAKEQLLRANGHLLGVVLNRVEMEEEQAYYYYDYGNGKRQ; encoded by the coding sequence ATGGCGTCTAAACATCAGCCGAAACATCGGGCCTCAAGAAGTAGCAGTAAACCGCAATTAATCATGCAGGAACAGGCCCAGTCCCCGGTTGCTGAGGCCTACCGCACCCTTAGGACTAATATTCAGTATGGGACGCCGGACAGAGAATTAAAAACCATTATGTTTACCAGCGCCGATCCCGGGGCCGGAAAATCAACGACAGCGGCTAACACGGCCGTGGCTTTGGCCCAGGCGGGGAAACAGGTGGTCCTTGTCGATTGCGACCTGCGCAAACCTGTCCAATATAGAACCTTCAATCAAAAAAATGTGGGGGTGACCAACATTCTGGTTGAAGGAACCGAGGTTATTGTGCAGGACACGTATATCGCTAATCTGGCCCTTTTGCCCAGCGGACCCATACCCCCTAATCCATCGGAACTTCTGGGGTCGGCAAAGATGCAACAATTGCTTAAAGGTCTGAAAGAAAAATTTGATTATGTGATTGTGGACTCGCCGCCGGTTGTGGCAGTTACCGATGCCTGCGTACTCGCATCGCAAGTGGACGGTATTCTTCTTGTCATGAATTCCGGAACCGTAAGACCGGAGATAGCCCAGAAGGCCAAGGAACAGTTGTTACGGGCTAACGGGCATCTGCTGGGGGTAGTATTAAACCGGGTTGAGATGGAAGAGGAACAGGCTTATTACTATTACGACTATGGTAATGGTAAACGGCAGTGA
- a CDS encoding response regulator transcription factor produces the protein MNNSVLLVNDGLESLQSMHQLHKLFQIDIVQHPIEALNLLSRKCYYRAVVANLKMEIADGVQFLAAARKISPFTRLIAIANQVDSYTLIEAINKAQIFACLTMPVNPSVLIDTILSAISYFDDIYGKNMVSIDQEGQPCLRADDDLTLRENEVLNMVLLGFSNKEIAQRLGLTIGTVKSHCNNIYNKLGVHSRTQAIAKLLQRK, from the coding sequence ATGAATAATTCAGTACTATTGGTTAACGATGGGCTGGAATCCTTGCAATCTATGCATCAATTACATAAGCTTTTTCAGATTGACATTGTTCAACATCCCATCGAAGCATTAAATTTGTTAAGCAGAAAATGTTATTATCGGGCTGTTGTTGCAAACCTAAAAATGGAAATTGCCGATGGTGTTCAATTTTTGGCTGCCGCCCGTAAAATATCCCCGTTCACACGATTGATAGCAATCGCTAATCAGGTGGATAGTTATACCTTAATTGAGGCAATCAATAAGGCGCAAATTTTTGCCTGTCTAACTATGCCTGTTAATCCCAGTGTGTTAATTGATACCATTTTATCGGCTATAAGTTATTTCGATGATATCTACGGTAAAAATATGGTGAGTATTGATCAGGAGGGTCAACCCTGCTTGAGGGCTGACGATGATTTAACATTAAGAGAAAATGAAGTGTTGAATATGGTACTGTTAGGATTTTCCAATAAGGAAATTGCGCAAAGGCTTGGATTGACAATAGGAACAGTAAAAAGTCACTGCAATAACATATATAACAAACTTGGTGTTCACAGCCGGACACAAGCAATAGCAAAATTACTCCAAAGGAAATAA
- a CDS encoding GumC family protein yields MNETTIELKDVIKTLKKRRKLIISVFLGMTIAVAVLSLAMSPTFEAQSSLRVKQPKGLADSQLADAPVGMANIINAKQLMATYAEILKSQEVVETAFARVESNEEASYFQKLINWSRSLRGLEPVQSLPKYNDMLKRITTQPIKDTEILEVRAQGDSPAEAQLLANTLVNTFIEKLTSLSRSEQSAVREFIGQRLEESKKELEEAEKALEEYKRNEKMVAANDQTKDLVDRYSSIVKLQAENSVAQSAAEAKLNSTQQQLSQEKQGFVADSPLIQQYKSKLAELEVQLAGLVQKYTDKHPQVMEVRAAIAETKTKLDTEVTRTVNAEAPSMNPIHQGLLQNKIQAEAEIAAATAQAGTIDQLISDREKEIDKLPAKEQGLVRVMRDVAVTQEKYTMLAKRYEEARISEVMQPTEVQVVEIAALPDKPIKPKPLLYTAVAAVAGIFFGTGLALVSEYMTRTIRTAEDVRHYLDLPVLGSIPQFNGSAEPPQTGFWNKISNKFNLPGSEGKANGV; encoded by the coding sequence GTGAATGAAACAACAATAGAATTAAAAGATGTTATCAAGACATTAAAAAAACGGCGCAAGCTAATAATTTCCGTATTTCTTGGCATGACGATCGCGGTGGCGGTGCTGAGCTTGGCTATGTCGCCTACCTTCGAGGCGCAAAGCAGTTTGCGGGTTAAACAGCCAAAAGGACTGGCTGATTCCCAATTGGCCGATGCTCCTGTCGGCATGGCCAACATTATCAATGCCAAACAGCTCATGGCAACTTATGCCGAGATACTGAAAAGCCAGGAAGTGGTAGAAACCGCATTCGCAAGAGTGGAATCAAATGAAGAAGCCTCATATTTTCAAAAACTGATTAACTGGAGTCGCAGTCTCAGGGGACTGGAGCCGGTTCAAAGCCTCCCGAAATATAATGACATGCTGAAGCGGATTACCACTCAGCCGATAAAAGATACGGAAATACTGGAAGTCAGGGCCCAGGGCGATTCACCGGCAGAAGCACAGCTATTGGCAAATACTCTTGTTAACACATTTATAGAAAAGCTTACTTCGTTATCCCGTTCTGAGCAGTCGGCGGTGCGTGAATTTATCGGCCAACGGCTGGAAGAATCCAAAAAAGAGCTGGAAGAAGCCGAGAAGGCACTGGAAGAATACAAACGGAATGAGAAAATGGTAGCTGCCAATGACCAGACCAAAGACTTGGTAGACAGGTATTCAAGTATTGTTAAGCTGCAAGCCGAAAATTCTGTGGCCCAGTCGGCGGCGGAAGCCAAACTAAATAGTACCCAACAACAACTGTCCCAGGAGAAACAAGGCTTTGTCGCCGACAGTCCGCTGATTCAACAGTACAAAAGCAAACTTGCGGAACTGGAAGTGCAATTAGCAGGCTTGGTACAGAAATACACGGATAAACATCCCCAGGTAATGGAAGTCAGGGCTGCAATAGCTGAAACAAAAACCAAGCTGGATACGGAAGTTACCCGTACGGTGAATGCCGAAGCTCCGTCCATGAATCCGATTCACCAGGGGCTTTTGCAAAACAAAATCCAGGCGGAAGCTGAAATTGCCGCTGCTACTGCCCAAGCGGGCACTATCGACCAGCTTATAAGCGACAGGGAAAAGGAAATAGACAAGCTTCCGGCCAAGGAGCAAGGCTTAGTCCGGGTGATGCGGGATGTGGCGGTAACGCAGGAAAAATACACCATGCTTGCCAAGCGTTATGAGGAAGCGCGAATTAGTGAAGTAATGCAGCCAACCGAAGTTCAGGTTGTTGAGATCGCCGCTCTTCCCGACAAGCCCATTAAGCCGAAGCCGCTATTATACACTGCTGTGGCGGCAGTAGCAGGAATCTTTTTCGGTACGGGGCTGGCCTTGGTATCTGAATACATGACGAGGACCATTCGTACCGCCGAAGATGTGAGACATTATCTGGATTTGCCTGTGCTTGGCAGTATTCCCCAATTCAATGGCTCAGCGGAGCCACCGCAAACCGGTTTTTGGAATAAAATTTCAAACAAATTCAACTTACCCGGGAGTGAGGGGAAAGCAAATGGCGTCTAA